A DNA window from Daucus carota subsp. sativus chromosome 3, DH1 v3.0, whole genome shotgun sequence contains the following coding sequences:
- the LOC135151506 gene encoding uncharacterized protein LOC135151506, with the protein MRTRSQARKEALVKEETEVSITMDDQPPAVNDTKALKAFSEPKINDIQSSIVSYGETLCEAWERYKEMLRKCPHHGMPDWMAINCFYNGLGPQSRPMLDAASGGALLTKSYEEAYELIEMMAANEYQNPTQRLHQGKAAGILDVDATTALTAQIKALTMKMDSLVNLGIQQPPSVCELCAGTHSTDQCAISSESAQFVSNFQRSQQPAPATYHLNNRNHPNFSWSNNQNFMPQQQQQFQQQGARPFNPYGFQQQFAPKQQFHPPRFQQQNHWVAGQSSNERSEWEEMKLMIKSQAVTKDKESATERNKEESEQQVETPVLPSESDSGKTVVEADKTKINEEANKDSAEKSIPKTDTGVKQVYPPPPFPKRLQKHKLDKQFAKFLEVFKKLQINIPFVEALEQMPSYAKFMKGILSRKLKLEELETVALTEECSAVLQQKLPPKLKDPGSFTIPCTIGQ; encoded by the exons atgcgaacacgttctcaggctcgtaaAGAAGCATTGGTTAAGGAAGAAACAGAAGTGAGTATTACAATGGATGATCAACCACCAGCAGTtaatgatactaaggctcttaaggctttctctgagccgaaaatcaatgacattcagtcgagcattgtcag ctaTGGTGAAACTCTTTGTGAAGCATGGGAACGCTACAAAGAGATGCTTCggaagtgcccacatcatgggatgcctgattggatggctatcaattgcttctataatggcttgggtcctcaatcgagaccaatgctcgatgcggcatcaggtggagctctattgACTAAGAGCTATGaggaggcttatgagttgatcgagatgatggctgcaaatgaatatcagaatcctactcagcgtcttcatcagggcaaggcagcagggattctggatgttgatgctactacagcctTGACTGCGCAAAtcaaggctcttactatgaagatgGATTCTTTGGTAAACTTGGGGAttcagcagccaccttcagtttGTGAGCTTTGTGCGGGTACACATtccactgatcagtgtgccatatctagcgagtcagctcagtttgtgagcaattttcAGCGATCTCAGCAGCCAGCTCCGGCTACTTATCACCTGAATAAtcgaaatcatccgaatttcagctggagcaataatcagaacttcatgccacaacagcaacagcagtttcagcagcaaggggctagacctttcaacccttatggttttcaacaacagtttgcaccgaagcagcaattccatccacctaGATTCCAACAACAAAATCAttgggtggctggacagtcttccaacgaaagatctgaatgggaagagatgaaattaatgattaaaagccaagcg gttacgaaggataaagaatcagcaacagagcgaaacaaggaagagagtgaacaACAAGTTGAAACACCCGTACTCCCATCTGagtctgatagtggaaaaactgttgttgaagctgacaagACTAAAATCAACGAAGAAGCAAACAAGGATTCAGCCGAAAAGTCTATCCCGAAAACTGATACTGGagtcaagcaagtatatccacctccaccttttccgaagagacttcaaaagcataagctcgacaaacaattcgcaaaatttctagaggtcttcaagaaattacaaatcaacataccttttgtgGAGGCTCtggaacaaatgccgagttatgctaaattcatgaaaggcATTCTATCTCGAAAACTCAAACTCGAGGAATTGGAAACTGTGGCTTTGACTGAGGAATGCAGTGCGGTGTTACAGCAGAAATTGCCtccgaagctgaaagatccgggaagcttcacaatcccgtgtactattgggcaatag